The DNA region aacacaataaaTTAAAGAGTTTAATATCATTTTGTGAaagtataatgttaaaatacaggACAAACTGTGCCCCGTAAGGATTTAATTTGGAACATTTCTGATGATTCTCTATTATTCAAGACTGAATCCTAGCGAACTTGGGACcagagcaaaaaaatatataaaataaataaataataataattcactgagAAATGAGAATGATATCTAttgatattacatataataatttaataaaaaaataaagagacatttaaaaacatccacTGATTACATATAATCAATTATATCTTTAGATCAACTCTCAGGGTCTTCTGTAGACTTTCTATGCTGGCATCTAATGCTGCAAGACCGTCCCTGAAATTCTCCTCATCCTGTGTGTTAAACGTGGTCCAGGAGTTAATGCTCCAATCAGAAGCTAAAGATTTAATATCACACGAGGAAAAGGTGTTTTCTGTCACCGAAGGGTGTCCGGTGGATGCTGACTGAACACCCATCCTTAGGCATCGACGGGCATGTTGGGATTGCACTAGCCGATTGTCCAGGCCCTTATTTCTCTGATTTAAACGTAAAGCCATGCCATGATGATCTGAAACGTAATCTCGGCCATCATTCTTCACATCCTGAATGTGAAGCCCATCTGCGATGTCCAGCTTTTCAAAATCACGGCCCATATATTTTAGGCCTATATGAGCATCCACATCTTCCCTTTGATTCTTGGATGTTATCAGCTCATTACACTGAGTGAGTGGACTACTGTGAGCAACTCCTGAGGCAAGCTGCACCACTGGAGTCTCTCTTAAAGGGGTAAATGTTGTTCGCTTCTGCTCTTCTAACTGAGACTCATTATCAGCTATGGTTTCCAGGGTAGGTTTGCGTATATATGGAGAGCAGACTGGCATAAAGTTCTCTTTTCCACCATCAGTCCGACCAGGAGAGGTTGGTTGTAATGTCTGGGACCTGCAGTAAACTTGGTGGGGAGGAGAGGCCTGTCTGGTGCCCTCCAGGGTCTGAAGGTAGGTCTTCACAGAGTTTGAAAGTTTATCTGACACAGCGGTCTCCCTATGTGCATTTTCATACAATTCCAGAACACTCTTGCTAAGGTGAGAGTTTGGTTGGCATAAGTCCAACTGATGAGAATATTTGCTGGTGTGTTTTGTTTGACTTATCTGCAAATTTCtgtgtgcatgaaaaaaaaaacaacaacagcatttgACCTACATATTCTGTTATATACTACAGTctctaaattacatttgaaagggtaatttcattttagtttagatGAGTGGCACTCAAGCCAGAATTTAAATTACATCAATTTGCACAAAGTACAGTATCAAAATTGCTTGTTCTACAGTACAAACAAAAGGAGAACTTGTCATGCAACCTGTCAAAATTAACATATCGgcatatggcttttttttttttttttttatcaagtgacATGAATATTCGTCAAAATAGAGTTTGACTGGATGCACATcctttcaacaacaaaaaagaagcaCTTTCTCCTCCTTTTTAAAAGTCGCTCATCTTAACTATAGACAGTTATGTTTATTTGCATGTAGAATGATTGATTTTTTCACTGCTCTCCATGACTCCATGAGAACATACCTAACCCATGGGTTTAGTTAGTTACCTGATGACTTCCTGCAGTCTGCTGATCTCTGCCTCCCTCTGCCGAAGGCTTAAAGTCAGTTCAGTCTTCTCAATCTCATACTTTCCAAGTTTACTCTGCCAACTCTGCATTTCAGCTAATGCCTCACTCACCTCTGCATGGGTAAGTTACATGACAATTACTCACAGCATAAAGAAAAAGGCTTCAAATATGAGTGTAAATTTAACAGCAgtcatgttttttatattattaaaataaatatatcttggAATGTGCAACAAATGTTACAGTGGCGTCATACCTGTTAATACAATATCAATATAGTGATTATAAAAATCAATTCTaagttgttggtttttttttaaatatgataatataaaatgCTAGATGGTTAACATATTTACTATACtataatttaagaaaataataaataaaacctatatAGTATTACAAATACAGACTAAAACATGATTTGAAGCTAAAAAAACGGTCTAAAAgaattagagttgttccgattccgatactagtatcggaaatatctccgataccacaacaaattctggcatcggcatcggcgagtacatgaacccatataccgatccgataccattttcttaaaaaatacctagttatgaccgcaagctttgcctaaccgctgcacggttcttcttcgctgctcaaaatgcattgaaaacacaggaagttgtgctgtgttgccacaagcaacccctgtttagagcagcgaagaagaaatgaaaacgcgttagcagcccttatctatatatgactggatcactcatcacattctaaactgccaaaacacagtgaagccgcttctatattatagatcagtggttagcagtatgtctctgtagtaccggtagttacagactctcgagtatattcagtaccggcagctgcgttcagtcgcttccgtgttagtcaaagcgcagggctccagacagtagccgaatatatactagtgtctgtgaatataaactgcaaaatactatttaaatattactcccgcaaaatctacatctctgtgggtgactggcacagatgcgcgagagctcgctgttttgtagtctctgctgtgtgtcatgaggacacgaacgcataaaccgtcacttcatgagaatttaccgtttcatttgagaatactgtcatatcataaacacagacactcaaagatcttcatggcagcccattaaaataaatgtttggtttacatgagtaaattgacaatatataaagctactgttgtagcctacagtaataataatacgtctctataataataataattatgcctagatggttgcttgttttttacttgttttgttgtaaagagattatctgattaatagatcttttttgttgcagtttttttatacagttatattgtaaaacttaaataccttttttagtttgcggtgttagatttttggctgcatttgaagttcttttttgcataagaaaataaataatactgtcaaattcatgttagataataaaaatactgtaataaatacagtagttcaccatgtatttgttcatgttttattgagggatctgtctgaagcacaccataaaaaaattctagcaatttacacagggctagtagtatatacagctgtatatacagatatacacccaggtatcggatcagtactcggtatcggccgataccctgagcccaggtatcggaatcggtatcgggaagagaaaaagggtatcggaacatctctaaaaaGAATGGCCTTACCCAGTCTTAGTCGTCTGTTCTCTAACTCACACAAGTCTTTGTGCTGCTTCAGGTCACCGTCTTTGTCCTCCATGTCTTTCTGTAATCTCATGTTGTCCTGTTGCAGAACATCGAGCTCTCTACGGCTCTCATTTAACTGAGTTTGTAGAGTGAGGTTCAGAGACTGCAACGCAaccgctgtaaaaaaaaaaacatgccaacaAACTCATACATCCATTTGGTTAGAAAATACAAGGTTAAATtctaaaaacatatacatatttgtACAATTGTTctttcattgatttttttatttctaaatcaaGCCCTTAATAGACATCATGAATCCACTCACCCTCCATGTCGAAGGCCTCCGGCCTGTTCCGCcgttctgctctctctctctctaataactGCTGATTGAGAATACGCAAACGTCTGGGAGTCAtgcaaattaatacaaattagaCTTGTCAATTAAAGTGTGATTTATTAAGATAAAAATTACAGGATGAAAATTTTACATAATCTGCATAATCAGGCTTATATCCAATGCCATGCAATATACTGACTTCTAAGGTAGCTTTTTGTATGCTATTCAATGCTTTTTTGCCACATTAAAGACTCTGAATGAACTTGATTTAGAGGTTACACATACCAGTAAATCTGATTAGATTTTAGTTTAGATTAATTAAATGGCATGTaccatgtaattaatttaattgcagttttattttctcttaccgtatttttcggactataagtcacacctgagtataagtcgcatgagtccaaaaatatgtcacaacgaggaaaaaaaacatatataagacgCACcgtactataagtcgcatttatttagaaccaagaaccaagagaaaacattaccgtctacagccaggagagggcactctatgttttcagtgtagactagcatggagcagcatagagcgccctctcgtggctgtagatggtaatgttttctcttggttcatttctctcatttcatgtcaaattaattttgataaataagtcgcacctgactacaagtcacaggaccagccaaactatgaaaaaaacgtatagtccagaaaatacggtatattgtATTTTGCTGTAGTCACTGACCTTCGCAGCTGTACATTCTCACTCCTGAGTGGCTGTAGGGCGAGTGCGATCTCAGCCTGGATGTTGGTGCTGCCCACCATGACAGGAAGCAGTGAGATGCTCTGCTCCACCTCAGAGATCAGCCGCACAGCATCACTGTCTGCACAGAAGAGTGAACGATAATACCATGTGAAACTAACACACACTCTACTTATTGGCCTAGTTTCTAGAATCTGCAAAACTAGCAACTCAAT from Carassius auratus strain Wakin chromosome 6, ASM336829v1, whole genome shotgun sequence includes:
- the ccdc14 gene encoding coiled-coil domain-containing protein 14 isoform X3, whose product is MARQGVSRPKVVVVISAGRLIASGCEPIHKKRVAGRYVPPLEPAYSLYSEPDSKDQGLDRCADLHNGIFQTEQEESKPKPQGTKTCTFKSKPKNVSRKMETDKKRHGKKTNTAIYANKRPAPPVQKTIPSTSCHRSSAGCCDQYPWIRRTQVSKDHPSGQVYKSSVFNCRLTTSTPTLSPQRPGSAHSESVGSVEPRAPLASSMGSSTFPSSAVLTTQVPNQPQASQPQPDPNGLIICDDQKQEICSKESGTNAEDEIKDGMDTTPVRDISEKLTVLNHNAKPSSPEKTTQKVMTVKYLLGELKTLVANQDSDAVRLISEVEQSISLLPVMVGSTNIQAEIALALQPLRSENVQLRRRLRILNQQLLERERAERRNRPEAFDMEAVALQSLNLTLQTQLNESRRELDVLQQDNMRLQKDMEDKDGDLKQHKDLCELENRRLRLEVSEALAEMQSWQSKLGKYEIEKTELTLSLRQREAEISRLQEVIRNLQISQTKHTSKYSHQLDLCQPNSHLSKSVLELYENAHRETAVSDKLSNSVKTYLQTLEGTRQASPPHQVYCRSQTLQPTSPGRTDGGKENFMPVCSPYIRKPTLETIADNESQLEEQKRTTFTPLRETPVVQLASGVAHSSPLTQCNELITSKNQREDVDAHIGLKYMGRDFEKLDIADGLHIQDVKNDGRDYVSDHHGMALRLNQRNKGLDNRLVQSQHARRCLRMGVQSASTGHPSVTENTFSSCDIKSLASDWSINSWTTFNTQDEENFRDGLAALDASIESLQKTLRVDLKI
- the ccdc14 gene encoding coiled-coil domain-containing protein 14 isoform X2, translated to MARQGVSRPKVISAGRLIASGCEPIHKKRVAGRYVPPLEPAYSLYSEPDSKDQGLDRCADLHNGIFQTEQEESKPKPQGTKTCTFKSKPKNVSRKMETDKKRHGKKTNTAIYANKRPAPPVQKTIPSTSCHRSSAGCCDQYPWIRRTQVSKDHPSGLTPVTQAEHEPQNSLPLAYSQPAASCNLPSSGQVYKSSVFNCRLTTSTPTLSPQRPGSAHSESVGSVEPRAPLASSMGSSTFPSSAVLTTQVPNQPQASQPQPDPNGLIICDDQKQEICSKESGTNAEDEIKDGMDTTPVRDISEKLTVLNHNAKPSSPEKTTQKVMTVKYLLGELKTLVANQDSDAVRLISEVEQSISLLPVMVGSTNIQAEIALALQPLRSENVQLRRRLRILNQQLLERERAERRNRPEAFDMEAVALQSLNLTLQTQLNESRRELDVLQQDNMRLQKDMEDKDGDLKQHKDLCELENRRLRLEVSEALAEMQSWQSKLGKYEIEKTELTLSLRQREAEISRLQEVIRNLQISQTKHTSKYSHQLDLCQPNSHLSKSVLELYENAHRETAVSDKLSNSVKTYLQTLEGTRQASPPHQVYCRSQTLQPTSPGRTDGGKENFMPVCSPYIRKPTLETIADNESQLEEQKRTTFTPLRETPVVQLASGVAHSSPLTQCNELITSKNQREDVDAHIGLKYMGRDFEKLDIADGLHIQDVKNDGRDYVSDHHGMALRLNQRNKGLDNRLVQSQHARRCLRMGVQSASTGHPSVTENTFSSCDIKSLASDWSINSWTTFNTQDEENFRDGLAALDASIESLQKTLRVDLKI
- the ccdc14 gene encoding coiled-coil domain-containing protein 14 isoform X1, with product MARQGVSRPKVVVVISAGRLIASGCEPIHKKRVAGRYVPPLEPAYSLYSEPDSKDQGLDRCADLHNGIFQTEQEESKPKPQGTKTCTFKSKPKNVSRKMETDKKRHGKKTNTAIYANKRPAPPVQKTIPSTSCHRSSAGCCDQYPWIRRTQVSKDHPSGLTPVTQAEHEPQNSLPLAYSQPAASCNLPSSGQVYKSSVFNCRLTTSTPTLSPQRPGSAHSESVGSVEPRAPLASSMGSSTFPSSAVLTTQVPNQPQASQPQPDPNGLIICDDQKQEICSKESGTNAEDEIKDGMDTTPVRDISEKLTVLNHNAKPSSPEKTTQKVMTVKYLLGELKTLVANQDSDAVRLISEVEQSISLLPVMVGSTNIQAEIALALQPLRSENVQLRRRLRILNQQLLERERAERRNRPEAFDMEAVALQSLNLTLQTQLNESRRELDVLQQDNMRLQKDMEDKDGDLKQHKDLCELENRRLRLEVSEALAEMQSWQSKLGKYEIEKTELTLSLRQREAEISRLQEVIRNLQISQTKHTSKYSHQLDLCQPNSHLSKSVLELYENAHRETAVSDKLSNSVKTYLQTLEGTRQASPPHQVYCRSQTLQPTSPGRTDGGKENFMPVCSPYIRKPTLETIADNESQLEEQKRTTFTPLRETPVVQLASGVAHSSPLTQCNELITSKNQREDVDAHIGLKYMGRDFEKLDIADGLHIQDVKNDGRDYVSDHHGMALRLNQRNKGLDNRLVQSQHARRCLRMGVQSASTGHPSVTENTFSSCDIKSLASDWSINSWTTFNTQDEENFRDGLAALDASIESLQKTLRVDLKI